One part of the Malus sylvestris chromosome 2, drMalSylv7.2, whole genome shotgun sequence genome encodes these proteins:
- the LOC126597840 gene encoding uncharacterized protein LOC126597840 yields the protein MDKSALKNDFTGNFPQSRGIGMSFLKELIDSFGSVFSAASSDESHPNSSPPPDSSTMDGVAGPSSVSNERVAYKLKGYFELAKDEIAKAVRAEEWGLVDDAIAHYSNAQRVLVEATSTPMPSYITLSEREKVKSYRQKISKWQGQVSERLQTLGRRTGGAPMSKNTLAHAQTASVASPTSTARKHVLPQSPRATTNRPEMRNQANNIVSSKPVQQSGGGYDEKLVEMINSAIVDRSPSVKWEDVAGLEKVKQTLMEMIILPTKRRDLFTGLRRPARGLLLFGPPGNGKTMLAKAVASESEATFFNVSASSLTSKWVGEAEKLVRTLFMVAISRQPSVIFMDEIDSVMSTRQANENDASRRLKSEFLIQFDGVTSNPNDLVIVIGATNKPQELDDAVLRRLVKRVYIPLPDLTARRVLLRHKLKGQAFSLPSGDVERLARETEGYSGSDLQALCEEAAMMPIRELGENILTVRANQVRPLRYEDFQKAMTVIRPSLSKSKWEELERWNEEFGSN from the exons ATGGATAAAAGCGCCTTAAAGAATGACTTTACAGGGAATTTTCCGCAGTCCCGCGGAATCG GCATGAGCTTCCTCAAAGAACTAATCGATTCTTTCGGCTCCGTCTTCTCCGCCGCCTCCTCCGACGAGTCTCACCCTAATTCCAGTCCTCCGCCCGATTCCTCCACCATGGACGGTGTAGCTGGCCCATCTTCCGTCTCCAACGAGCGTGTCGCATACAAGCTCAAGGGCTATTTCGAATTGGCGAAGGATGAGATCGCCAAGGCCGTTAGGGCTGAAGAGTGGGGCTTAGTCGATGACGCCATTGCTCACTACAGCAACGCTCAGAGGGTTCTCGTCGAGGCCACCTCCACTCCCATGCCTTCCTATATCACCCTCAG tgagagagagaaggtgaaATCTTATCGTCAGAAAATATCGAAGTGGCAGGGTCAAGTTTCTGAAAGATTACAAACTTTAGGCAGACGAACAG GTGGTGCGCCCATGAGCAAA AACACCTTAGCTCATGCACAAACTGCTTCAGTTGCATCACCAACATCAACTGCCAGAAAACATGTGTTACCCCAGTCTCCACGTGCCACTACAAACAGACCAGAAATGAGGAATCAGGCCAATAACATTGTAAGCTCAAAACCTGTGCAACAGTCTGGGGGTGGTTATGATGAAAAATTGGTTGAAATGATAAATAGTGCTATAGTGGATAGAAGCCCTTCCGTTAAATGGGAAGATGTTG CTGGTCTTGagaaggtgaaacaaactttgATGGAGATGATTATTTTACCCACAAAAAGAAGAGACTTGTTCACTGGTCTTCGAAGGCCAGCTAGAG GTTTGCTTTTGTTTGGTCCACCTGGAAATGGAAAAACCATGCTTGCAAAGGCAGTTGCTTCAGAGTCAGAGGCAACATTTTTTAATGTCTCTGCATCTTCCCTGACTTCAAAATGG GTGGGAGAGGCTGAAAAGCTTGTACGAACTCTCTTCATGGTTGCTATATCCAGACAGCCATCAGTAATTTTCATGGATGAA ATTGATAGTGTCATGTCAACAAGGCAGGCAAACGAAAATGACGCAAGCAGAAGGTTGAAGTCAGAGTTTCTGATACAGTTTGACGGAGTGACCTCTAATCCTAATGATCTGGTAATTGTGATCG GTGCTACGAATAAGCCTCAAGAACTGGATGACGCAGTTCTTAGAAGACTG GTAAAGAGAGTGTACATACCATTACCAGATTTAACTGCGAGGAGAGTTCTCCTAAGGCACAAACTCAAGGGCCAAGCATTTTCCTTACCAA GTGGAGATGTTGAAAGACTTGCAAGAGAGACAGAAG GGTATTCGGGAAGTGATCTGCAAGCATTGTGTGAAGAAGCTGCAATGATGCCAATTAGGGAACTGGGTGAAAATATTCTCACCGTCAGGGCAAATCAG GTACGACCTCTAAGATATGAAGATTTTCAGAAGGCGATGACTGTAATCAGGCCAAGCTTAAGCAAAAGCAAGTGGGAAGAGCTTGAGAGGTGGAACGAAGAGTTCGGCTCTAATTGA